One segment of Pseudanabaena sp. FACHB-2040 DNA contains the following:
- a CDS encoding antibiotic biosynthesis monooxygenase, producing the protein MSEFFDFLKHKYAYVAVGEFKPGCFGEARQLYEKAVSTYRKGFKGAYLLQEPGTEKGIAVILWDSIEDMDEHKNEIYNQTLAKIAHLYAAPPVTSFYEVCSEIGLPGEIKSAEAIGS; encoded by the coding sequence ATGAGCGAGTTCTTTGATTTCTTGAAACACAAGTACGCCTATGTTGCTGTGGGCGAATTCAAGCCGGGCTGTTTTGGCGAAGCCCGCCAGCTTTACGAAAAAGCAGTTTCTACTTATCGCAAGGGCTTTAAGGGAGCCTATCTGCTACAGGAACCCGGCACAGAAAAGGGCATTGCCGTTATCCTTTGGGACAGCATCGAGGACATGGACGAGCACAAGAACGAAATCTATAACCAAACGCTGGCTAAAATCGCTCACCTCTATGCCGCACCACCTGTCACTTCGTTTTATGAAGTCTGTAGTGAAATTGGCCTGCCGGGTGAAATCAAATCGGCTGAGGCAATTGGCAGCTGA
- a CDS encoding 16S rRNA (cytosine(967)-C(5))-methyltransferase produces the protein MLVLPTPPKPSARQLAYEVLLAVHKGAYADVALHRSLAQVPLGDLDRAFVTELVYGSVRRQRTLDTLIDQLGKKKAHQQPAEIRAILHLGLYQLRYLSTVPPSAAVNTSVDLVKAGSLSRLSGVVNGILRQYLRLQKGESDTPQDPLWLPSDPVAAVAVRHSYPDWIVRLWYERLGLEATEDLCRWFNQSPHIDLRVNRCQIALEDVEAAFAAAGVQTERLNPLPDALRLTNPAGSVTALPGYAEGWWSVQDASAQLVAYLVNPQPGEVIVDACAAPGGKATHLAELMGDQGTVWACDRTTSRLKKIKTNSARLQLNSLKTYTGDSRDLPKFHGQADRVLIDAPCSGLGTLHRHADARWRQSPETAHELVTLQRALLEEAARWAKPEATMVYATCTLNPEENEGVVEQFLQQHPDWHIQAPPADSPVAPWVTEQGWVQVWPHLHNMDGFFMVALTR, from the coding sequence TTGTTGGTTCTACCCACCCCACCCAAACCATCTGCCCGGCAACTGGCCTATGAGGTATTGCTGGCGGTGCATAAAGGGGCTTACGCAGATGTGGCGCTCCACCGGTCCCTGGCTCAAGTGCCGCTCGGCGATCTAGATCGAGCTTTTGTCACCGAACTGGTCTATGGCAGCGTGCGCCGTCAGCGCACGCTCGATACGCTGATTGACCAGCTCGGCAAAAAGAAGGCTCACCAGCAACCGGCCGAGATCCGGGCGATTCTGCATTTGGGGCTATATCAGCTGCGCTATCTGAGCACCGTGCCGCCCTCAGCAGCAGTCAACACCAGCGTCGACCTGGTCAAGGCGGGCAGCTTGAGTCGTCTGTCTGGCGTCGTCAACGGCATTTTACGACAGTATTTGCGCCTGCAAAAAGGAGAATCCGACACCCCTCAAGATCCCCTCTGGCTGCCTTCCGATCCGGTGGCTGCCGTGGCCGTGCGGCACAGCTATCCTGATTGGATCGTGCGGCTCTGGTATGAGCGGCTGGGCCTAGAAGCTACTGAAGACCTCTGCCGCTGGTTTAACCAGTCGCCCCACATCGATCTGCGGGTGAACCGCTGCCAAATTGCCTTAGAAGATGTAGAAGCCGCTTTCGCCGCTGCCGGAGTTCAAACGGAGCGGCTGAACCCGCTGCCAGATGCGCTGCGCCTAACCAACCCAGCTGGGTCTGTCACGGCGCTGCCTGGCTATGCTGAGGGCTGGTGGAGCGTGCAGGATGCCAGCGCTCAGCTAGTGGCCTATCTGGTCAACCCACAGCCGGGAGAAGTCATTGTCGATGCCTGTGCTGCACCGGGCGGCAAAGCGACCCACTTGGCTGAACTCATGGGCGACCAGGGAACGGTATGGGCTTGCGATCGCACCACCTCCCGCCTTAAAAAAATCAAGACCAACAGTGCCCGCCTCCAGCTCAATAGCCTAAAGACCTACACCGGCGACAGCCGCGACCTACCCAAGTTTCATGGGCAGGCCGACCGAGTGCTGATCGATGCTCCTTGCTCGGGCCTGGGCACCCTGCACCGCCATGCCGATGCTCGCTGGCGGCAAAGTCCCGAAACAGCCCACGAACTGGTGACGCTACAGCGAGCGCTGTTAGAAGAAGCCGCCCGCTGGGCCAAACCCGAAGCCACGATGGTATACGCCACCTGCACCCTCAATCCCGAAGAAAACGAGGGCGTAGTGGAGCAGTTTTTACAGCAGCACCCTGACTGGCACATTCAAGCGCCACCTGCCGATTCACCCGTTGCTCCCTGGGTTACTGAGCAGGGTTGGGTGCAGGTTTGGCCCCATCTGCATAATATGGACGGCTTTTTTATGGTGGCGCTGACTCGTTAG
- the petN gene encoding cytochrome b6-f complex subunit PetN — protein sequence MDILSLGWVSMLVVFTFSLSMVVWGRNGF from the coding sequence ATGGACATTCTTTCGCTAGGTTGGGTTTCTATGCTGGTGGTCTTCACCTTTTCCCTGTCAATGGTTGTTTGGGGCCGCAACGGCTTCTAA
- a CDS encoding hybrid sensor histidine kinase/response regulator: protein MASNSDIRDQAYRFFVEEAPELLQTIETGLLTLRQERNTAEVHQIMRAAHSLKGGAASVGLDAIKAIAHRLETLFKALYSDSLVLDSELESQLLRAFDCLRLPLTEQLTQGYFDAQQALATADPVLAELETRFQQAITETENYIPSSTDLGINMALSIFDIDVGQGLDHLKAILDSPASYEVAGELRAQAEVFIGFAELLSLPGFAHIAQTALQALEHNPDQALEIAALAWEDFRAGREEVLAGKVSEGGSPSAALMALADPIRTGLEAVDVIDLVALLGSTDASVGDLFLPEDVEVAAQEVTAQNAPVDPFVDTSSDEALAAASVTQLFPSFELEALALESDSKTDAESTTELLFPEFEAAEIEEIFSGLAAELLEPPEDWPQPGEPDPQITPLSSDKAAPLAVQVNTRGNTKEATEGALEQGLKPAAQVAPVPIRSEPQPQRRAAVSLTVRVDTERLARMDNTLGELTINRNGLALQNDQLRLGLRELMSRFDRLRSTVEQLQTLSDQMLIAPERRSTPAANGHASKPPMMAVDTLRQASFDSLEMDSYTILYTQTQTLLEEMLQLEEGIEDLFLFNRQSDQMLRQHRKMLSQIQDELMWARMVPVGEVLNQFPRILRDLSNTYHKPAELVLQGTDLLVDRAVLEKLYDPLLHLLRNGFDHGLEAPDLRRQQGKPETGRIDIQASYQGRRIVIEVRDDGQGLDLERIRQQVVELGWLEAAAAAATPPNQLSEFIFQPGFSTASEVSDLSGRGVGLDVVREQLELLQGTVALQSTPGQGTTFTLTLPLTLSIVNLLVCFVGSTPVALRSDNITEILIPRPEQLSWEGQQQKLRWQEQDIPAYRLSDLLSYACPIPERPVSQVLAAVPSPADWEAPMLILKRGDQAFALQVERLVTEQESVIKPFGSALTPPSYAYGCTVLGDGSLIPVIDGRAFLDTLVNRELAERPAATVTEALETIVLQTAAPQEQPVIRINQANTVLVVDDAVTSRRILTLSLERAGYRVLQARDGQEALEQLEQNPWVRLVVCDIEMPNMNGFEFLTQRRQNPVLTEIPTVMLTSRSNDKHRWLAMQLGATAYFTKPYLEQEFLGAIATHIEAAAPAATF, encoded by the coding sequence ATGGCAAGTAACTCTGATATCCGTGACCAGGCCTATCGGTTCTTCGTTGAAGAAGCCCCGGAGTTATTGCAAACCATTGAAACCGGGCTGCTTACTCTGCGCCAAGAGCGGAATACGGCGGAGGTTCACCAGATTATGCGGGCCGCACACTCGCTGAAAGGGGGAGCCGCCAGTGTGGGGTTGGATGCCATCAAGGCCATTGCTCACCGGCTAGAGACCCTCTTCAAAGCCCTTTATAGCGACAGCTTGGTGCTCGACAGCGAGTTGGAGAGCCAGCTGTTGAGGGCGTTTGACTGCCTGCGGCTACCCCTGACTGAGCAGCTAACCCAAGGCTACTTTGATGCTCAACAGGCTCTGGCTACCGCCGATCCAGTTTTGGCGGAATTAGAGACTCGGTTTCAGCAGGCTATTACCGAAACTGAGAACTACATCCCTAGCTCTACCGATTTGGGCATCAACATGGCCCTGTCAATCTTCGACATTGACGTGGGCCAAGGGCTAGACCATCTCAAAGCAATCCTGGACAGTCCCGCTAGCTATGAAGTTGCTGGAGAACTCCGGGCCCAGGCCGAAGTCTTCATTGGATTCGCGGAGCTGCTCAGCCTGCCTGGGTTTGCTCACATTGCCCAAACTGCCCTGCAGGCGCTAGAGCACAACCCTGATCAGGCGCTAGAAATCGCGGCCCTGGCCTGGGAGGACTTTCGCGCCGGTCGGGAGGAAGTTTTGGCGGGCAAGGTAAGCGAGGGAGGCTCGCCATCAGCTGCGCTGATGGCGCTGGCAGATCCTATCCGCACTGGCTTAGAGGCGGTAGACGTGATTGATCTGGTTGCCCTACTGGGCAGCACAGATGCTTCTGTGGGCGATTTATTCTTGCCTGAGGATGTGGAGGTCGCTGCTCAGGAGGTCACTGCCCAGAATGCTCCTGTTGATCCTTTTGTAGATACTTCTAGTGATGAAGCACTAGCGGCTGCTAGTGTGACTCAGCTGTTCCCTAGCTTTGAGCTGGAGGCCCTGGCCCTGGAGTCTGATTCTAAAACAGACGCCGAAAGTACTACCGAACTGCTTTTCCCAGAGTTCGAGGCAGCTGAGATCGAAGAAATCTTCTCTGGGCTGGCGGCAGAGCTGTTGGAGCCGCCAGAGGATTGGCCCCAGCCGGGAGAACCAGACCCCCAGATCACTCCATTGAGCAGTGACAAGGCCGCACCACTGGCAGTGCAGGTAAACACTAGGGGAAACACTAAGGAGGCAACTGAGGGAGCATTGGAGCAGGGCCTTAAACCCGCTGCCCAGGTTGCCCCTGTTCCTATTCGCAGTGAGCCCCAACCCCAGCGCCGAGCCGCCGTTAGCCTCACCGTCCGGGTGGATACGGAGCGGCTGGCCCGGATGGACAATACGCTGGGTGAGCTGACAATCAACCGCAATGGTCTAGCGTTGCAGAACGATCAGCTGCGTCTGGGGCTGCGGGAGTTGATGAGCCGTTTTGATCGCCTGCGATCTACCGTAGAGCAGCTGCAGACCCTATCCGACCAAATGCTGATCGCCCCTGAGCGGCGCAGCACACCAGCCGCAAATGGCCATGCCAGCAAGCCTCCGATGATGGCGGTCGATACTCTGCGCCAGGCCAGTTTCGACTCCCTGGAGATGGACTCCTACACTATTCTCTACACCCAGACTCAGACCCTGCTAGAGGAGATGCTGCAGTTAGAGGAAGGCATAGAAGACCTCTTTTTATTCAACCGCCAGTCTGACCAGATGTTGCGGCAGCACCGCAAAATGCTCTCGCAGATTCAAGATGAGCTGATGTGGGCGCGCATGGTGCCTGTGGGGGAAGTGCTCAACCAGTTTCCCCGAATTTTGCGAGACCTGTCGAACACCTACCATAAGCCTGCCGAACTGGTGCTGCAGGGAACTGACCTGCTGGTAGACCGGGCTGTGCTGGAAAAGCTCTATGACCCGCTGCTGCATCTGCTGAGAAATGGCTTTGACCACGGTTTAGAAGCCCCCGATCTGCGGCGGCAACAGGGCAAGCCTGAAACGGGACGAATTGATATTCAAGCGTCTTATCAGGGCCGCCGGATTGTCATTGAGGTGCGCGACGATGGGCAGGGGCTGGATCTAGAGCGCATTCGTCAGCAGGTCGTGGAGTTGGGCTGGTTGGAGGCGGCAGCAGCAGCGGCTACTCCCCCTAACCAGCTGAGCGAATTTATCTTCCAACCGGGCTTCTCGACCGCCTCGGAGGTCAGCGACCTCTCTGGTCGTGGCGTTGGTCTAGATGTCGTGCGGGAACAGCTAGAGCTGCTGCAGGGAACAGTGGCCCTGCAGTCGACCCCTGGCCAAGGCACTACCTTTACCCTGACGTTGCCGCTAACGCTGAGCATAGTAAACCTGCTTGTGTGCTTTGTTGGCTCAACTCCGGTAGCCTTGCGAAGCGACAACATTACAGAAATTCTCATTCCTCGACCAGAGCAGCTGAGCTGGGAGGGGCAGCAGCAGAAGCTGCGTTGGCAGGAACAGGACATTCCGGCTTACCGTTTGTCTGATTTGCTGTCCTACGCCTGCCCGATTCCGGAGAGGCCGGTTAGCCAAGTGCTGGCAGCGGTGCCCTCGCCTGCTGATTGGGAAGCGCCAATGCTGATTCTCAAGCGCGGTGATCAGGCGTTTGCCCTGCAGGTTGAGCGGCTGGTGACGGAGCAAGAGTCGGTGATTAAACCCTTTGGTTCGGCGTTGACACCGCCCAGCTATGCCTACGGCTGCACTGTCTTGGGAGACGGCAGCCTGATTCCGGTGATTGATGGTCGGGCTTTTCTCGATACGCTGGTTAACCGGGAATTGGCTGAGCGCCCGGCTGCCACGGTCACCGAGGCCCTAGAGACAATAGTGCTGCAGACAGCAGCCCCTCAGGAACAGCCCGTCATCCGCATCAATCAGGCCAACACGGTTCTGGTAGTAGACGATGCGGTGACATCCCGGCGCATTCTTACCCTGTCTTTAGAACGGGCCGGATATCGGGTCTTGCAGGCTAGAGATGGACAGGAAGCGCTAGAGCAGCTGGAGCAAAATCCCTGGGTGCGACTGGTGGTTTGCGACATTGAAATGCCTAACATGAACGGCTTTGAATTTCTCACGCAGCGCCGCCAAAACCCGGTACTGACTGAAATTCCAACAGTGATGCTAACTTCGCGCAGCAATGACAAGCACCGCTGGCTGGCAATGCAGCTAGGGGCAACTGCCTACTTCACTAAACCCTATCTGGAGCAGGAGTTTTTAGGTGCGATCGCAACCCACATCGAAGCCGCAGCTCCAGCCGCAACTTTCTAG
- a CDS encoding methyl-accepting chemotaxis protein, with translation MLTQSRTRAEVATALQGQALLASETVSQTIVDEFRAAQLFSENPVILEKVRQGSRIAAADKLDQAAIEDLERQFILNKQIEPNAALNKYLARAAGTQNVAEIIVAEANGLNVAYSSFPSDFVQKDEDWWNQAKEQTIWMGDPSYDEVTFSVGFNLSRAILDPNNGKFLGVTKLFVTALKFEQLNDYLANAGIQGSQQVQLLDTSANYVLVNFSAQGEEIALTPRSLTLNGEDVVKDIAVQLVGAKTAQEQLSNEDLQRQLRSDFPVRNLEISSTRVGRNGEDAEETLIAAFVYQGKRYVLSTVPQLDWVTVASMNISEIRATGQGNLVVLGLLALALGGMAAALTVALSQRLSAPLNELSIKARQVSGGNLDVKAEPQGSIETRTLAETFNDLVFRVKASLREQTLNARRATLAAEITGSKVLSTEELPSLYSRVVEEAREILQTDRMVVYQFNSDWSGAIVAESVEAALPSAYEQQLGDPCIPRETLEKYLSEGMLVEKDVVNAKFHPEHKALLHNLKVKSILGVPVLSQGRLFGLLITHHCKGIHAWQPAEIDFLKQIGLQVGLVIDRVNLLEQTRFLAEEQRQIREGLQRNALQLLMDVDPVSQGDLTVRAKVTEDEIGTVADSYNATISSLRKIVGQVQEAARQVSETTDTNQTSVRSLSDSAAQQAAEILAALERVQDMANSVRLVSTNAEKAEMAVQQAAETVEAGDEAMNRTVQGFMAIRETVAETTKKVKRLGESSQKISNVVNLISGFAAQTNMLALNASIEASRAGEDGKGFAVVAEEVRELARQSAEATTEIEKLVASIQSETNAVVTAMEAGTEQVVAGTQLVDETRQNLNQITAVSRQISELVESIAQATVTQSQASENVTEVMNTVAAIATDNSTAANEVSQSFEQLRAVAQTLESEVARFKVS, from the coding sequence GTGCTGACTCAGAGTCGTACTCGGGCAGAGGTGGCCACAGCCCTTCAAGGTCAAGCGCTATTGGCCAGTGAAACTGTGAGCCAAACTATTGTTGATGAATTTAGAGCCGCCCAGCTCTTTTCAGAGAATCCAGTGATTTTGGAGAAGGTGCGCCAAGGAAGCAGAATAGCGGCGGCAGACAAGCTGGATCAGGCTGCCATAGAGGATCTAGAACGCCAGTTTATTCTTAACAAGCAGATTGAGCCCAATGCTGCGCTCAATAAATATCTTGCTAGGGCCGCTGGCACCCAGAACGTGGCCGAGATTATCGTAGCTGAAGCTAATGGCTTAAACGTTGCCTACAGTAGCTTCCCTTCTGACTTTGTGCAAAAAGATGAGGACTGGTGGAATCAGGCGAAAGAACAAACTATTTGGATGGGCGATCCAAGCTACGATGAGGTGACGTTTAGCGTAGGCTTTAACCTCAGCCGTGCGATTTTAGATCCCAACAACGGCAAGTTCCTGGGGGTGACCAAGCTCTTCGTAACCGCCCTTAAATTTGAGCAACTCAATGACTACCTGGCCAATGCTGGTATCCAAGGATCGCAGCAGGTGCAGCTGCTCGACACCAGCGCTAACTACGTGTTGGTTAATTTTAGTGCACAGGGCGAAGAGATTGCCTTGACTCCCAGATCTCTCACTCTTAACGGTGAAGATGTCGTGAAAGATATCGCTGTGCAGCTGGTAGGGGCTAAAACAGCCCAGGAGCAGCTCAGTAACGAAGATCTTCAGAGACAGTTGCGCTCAGATTTTCCAGTGCGAAATCTGGAGATTTCCTCTACTCGAGTTGGGCGTAATGGTGAAGATGCAGAAGAGACACTCATTGCTGCCTTTGTCTATCAGGGCAAGCGATATGTCCTTTCCACTGTGCCGCAGCTGGACTGGGTAACTGTGGCCTCCATGAATATTTCTGAAATTCGAGCTACCGGACAGGGAAACCTGGTTGTTTTGGGTCTGCTGGCGCTGGCGTTGGGAGGTATGGCGGCGGCTTTGACGGTTGCGCTGTCACAGCGGCTGTCGGCCCCATTGAATGAACTTTCTATCAAAGCTAGGCAGGTGTCTGGGGGAAATCTGGACGTTAAGGCTGAACCTCAGGGCTCGATTGAGACTCGGACGCTGGCTGAAACTTTTAATGACCTGGTCTTTCGGGTAAAGGCCTCACTGCGGGAACAGACCTTAAATGCGCGCCGAGCGACCCTAGCGGCAGAAATTACAGGTTCCAAGGTGTTATCTACAGAGGAGCTGCCGTCCCTCTACAGCCGAGTTGTTGAAGAAGCCCGTGAGATTCTTCAAACTGACCGGATGGTGGTCTATCAGTTTAATTCAGACTGGAGTGGTGCGATTGTAGCCGAGTCGGTAGAGGCTGCTCTACCTAGCGCCTATGAGCAGCAGTTGGGCGATCCCTGTATTCCCCGAGAAACTCTGGAGAAGTACCTGTCGGAGGGCATGCTGGTCGAAAAAGATGTCGTTAATGCTAAGTTTCACCCCGAACACAAGGCGCTTCTGCACAACCTGAAGGTCAAATCTATTCTAGGCGTGCCAGTACTGAGCCAGGGGCGACTCTTTGGCCTGCTGATTACCCACCACTGCAAAGGAATACACGCCTGGCAACCGGCTGAAATCGACTTCCTCAAGCAGATCGGTCTGCAGGTAGGTCTGGTAATCGACCGGGTAAACCTGCTGGAGCAAACCCGATTCTTGGCTGAGGAGCAGCGACAGATTAGGGAAGGGCTGCAGCGCAATGCTTTACAGCTCTTGATGGACGTTGACCCGGTGAGCCAGGGCGACCTGACCGTGCGAGCCAAGGTGACAGAAGATGAAATTGGTACGGTAGCTGACTCTTACAACGCTACTATTAGCAGCCTGCGAAAGATTGTAGGCCAAGTGCAGGAGGCAGCTCGACAGGTGTCGGAGACAACCGATACCAACCAGACCTCGGTGCGATCGCTATCAGATTCTGCGGCACAGCAAGCCGCAGAAATCTTGGCAGCCCTTGAGCGGGTTCAGGACATGGCCAACTCAGTGCGCCTAGTCTCAACCAACGCTGAAAAAGCTGAAATGGCGGTGCAGCAGGCCGCTGAAACGGTAGAGGCCGGGGACGAGGCCATGAACCGTACAGTGCAAGGTTTTATGGCCATCCGAGAGACGGTGGCCGAAACCACCAAAAAGGTGAAGCGCCTGGGCGAGTCTTCCCAAAAAATCTCCAACGTCGTCAACCTGATTAGTGGCTTTGCTGCCCAGACCAACATGCTGGCACTCAACGCCTCTATCGAAGCCTCCCGCGCTGGAGAAGACGGCAAAGGCTTTGCAGTCGTTGCTGAAGAAGTTCGAGAACTGGCCCGGCAGTCGGCGGAAGCCACTACCGAAATTGAAAAGCTGGTGGCCAGCATCCAGTCCGAGACGAATGCAGTGGTAACCGCCATGGAGGCCGGTACGGAGCAGGTAGTGGCCGGTACTCAGCTGGTAGACGAAACCCGCCAAAACCTCAACCAAATCACTGCAGTCAGCCGCCAGATCAGCGAACTGGTGGAATCAATTGCCCAAGCCACTGTCACCCAGTCCCAAGCCTCTGAAAACGTGACGGAGGTGATGAACACGGTGGCTGCGATCGCAACCGACAACTCCACCGCCGCCAACGAAGTCTCTCAATCCTTCGAGCAACTTCGCGCCGTAGCCCAGACCCTGGAGAGTGAAGTGGCTCGATTCAAGGTGAGCTAA
- a CDS encoding chemotaxis protein CheW codes for MILEEVATVLSEASLEELEASSSEEQFLQIYLDGDLSFLLPVKTLVEIIKISIDQVVPMFQMAPWVMGVYNCRGEVLWMMDLNHFLGLPPWYEQDNSMTKHTAVVIKAPRSAEKWAKDNRPTLGLIVNRVEGMVSSPSEAIQPLPTGFAEPGLMPFLSGVWQAGTGANHLILDSTAILRAAAHLEP; via the coding sequence ATGATCCTGGAAGAAGTGGCTACGGTACTGTCTGAAGCTTCTCTAGAGGAGCTTGAGGCGTCTTCTTCAGAAGAACAGTTTCTGCAGATTTATCTAGATGGAGATCTGTCTTTTCTGCTGCCAGTGAAAACTCTAGTTGAGATTATAAAAATCTCGATTGACCAGGTAGTGCCTATGTTCCAAATGGCTCCCTGGGTCATGGGCGTCTACAACTGCCGGGGGGAAGTTTTATGGATGATGGATCTCAATCATTTTTTGGGGTTGCCCCCCTGGTACGAGCAGGACAATTCAATGACCAAACACACAGCCGTTGTGATTAAAGCTCCGCGCTCCGCAGAGAAGTGGGCCAAAGATAATCGGCCTACTTTAGGGCTTATTGTCAATCGAGTCGAAGGGATGGTGTCGTCTCCTTCAGAGGCTATTCAACCCCTGCCGACGGGATTTGCTGAACCTGGTCTGATGCCCTTTTTGAGTGGAGTATGGCAGGCAGGCACCGGAGCAAACCACCTGATTCTCGATAGCACTGCAATTTTAAGAGCAGCAGCCCATTTAGAGCCGTGA
- a CDS encoding response regulator, translating into MGTALIVEDSLTDKEVLSLCLENCGITVLTAKSAEEAFDQIKSHQFDVIILDVVLPDRSGFEICRELKDAETTRKVPVIMCSTKGTEMDKFWGMKQGADAYLAKPINQEELTQIVNNLVKKKE; encoded by the coding sequence ATGGGAACAGCTCTGATTGTTGAAGACAGCTTGACTGATAAAGAAGTCTTGTCGCTATGCTTAGAAAACTGCGGCATCACTGTATTAACCGCCAAAAGCGCAGAAGAGGCATTTGACCAAATTAAAAGCCACCAGTTTGACGTCATTATTTTAGATGTGGTCTTGCCAGATCGGAGCGGATTCGAGATTTGTCGAGAGCTTAAAGATGCTGAGACAACTCGAAAAGTTCCTGTCATTATGTGCTCTACCAAAGGCACTGAAATGGACAAATTTTGGGGTATGAAGCAGGGAGCAGATGCTTATTTGGCTAAGCCTATTAATCAAGAAGAGCTGACCCAAATCGTTAATAACCTGGTCAAGAAAAAAGAATAG
- a CDS encoding response regulator — MKLDNTQTYHHLKSLSRTNRLQLLKVLSRLRFSGQLIWSSPRGQQWVFLLSSGDILYAAGGLHPRRRRYRYLQPQYAPLCHELNVLTADTAETPELIYAALQEYSLLSSWVEQERFAAADHAKFIRQIISEILFDVVQVDTVRHELYKTEDPSLENTRFAIPEETVVETVKTLWQDWSGSGLESYSPSFAPIIVNPEAMQAAVSPQAYRGLTVLLDGKQSLRDLATKTKREILQFTQALKPYLEAGWLELIKIPDHPSVPGGTEVKRNPSSKSAPLIACIDDSPMICQSVGQVIKSAGYEFISITEATRAIKMLLIKRPSLIFLDLVMPDTNGYEICSQLRKISLFKETPIIILSGNDGLVDQVRARLLGATDFLSKPMEPVVILSVIQKYLGQIAMV; from the coding sequence ATGAAATTAGACAACACTCAAACCTATCACCATCTCAAAAGTCTCTCAAGAACTAACCGCCTACAGCTATTGAAGGTTCTCAGTCGGCTGCGTTTTAGTGGTCAACTCATCTGGTCGTCACCTAGAGGCCAGCAGTGGGTGTTTTTGCTTAGCTCTGGTGACATCTTATATGCAGCGGGAGGTTTACATCCTCGGCGACGGCGCTACCGCTATCTTCAGCCTCAATACGCGCCTTTATGCCATGAGTTGAATGTATTGACGGCTGATACTGCAGAGACGCCAGAGCTGATTTATGCGGCACTACAGGAATATAGTCTGCTGTCTAGCTGGGTAGAGCAGGAAAGATTTGCTGCAGCGGACCATGCCAAGTTTATACGCCAAATTATCAGTGAAATTCTATTTGACGTAGTTCAAGTAGACACCGTTAGGCATGAGCTTTACAAAACAGAAGATCCTTCGCTTGAAAATACTAGGTTTGCTATTCCTGAAGAGACGGTAGTTGAGACTGTTAAAACTCTCTGGCAAGACTGGTCCGGCTCAGGTCTGGAGAGCTATTCTCCCTCCTTCGCACCTATTATTGTCAACCCCGAAGCGATGCAAGCGGCTGTATCACCCCAAGCATATCGAGGGCTAACTGTGTTGCTAGATGGGAAACAGAGCCTGCGTGACCTTGCAACTAAGACAAAACGAGAGATTTTACAGTTTACCCAGGCGCTAAAACCCTATCTAGAAGCGGGCTGGCTAGAGCTGATTAAGATTCCTGACCATCCTTCTGTTCCAGGCGGGACAGAAGTGAAGCGTAATCCCTCCAGCAAATCTGCCCCGCTAATTGCCTGTATTGATGACAGTCCTATGATTTGTCAGTCTGTAGGGCAGGTGATTAAATCTGCAGGCTATGAATTTATTTCTATTACGGAGGCGACTAGAGCAATCAAAATGTTGTTAATCAAGAGGCCCAGCCTGATCTTTCTTGACCTGGTAATGCCCGATACTAATGGCTATGAAATCTGTAGTCAGTTGAGAAAGATCTCTTTATTTAAGGAAACGCCGATCATTATCTTGAGTGGCAACGATGGCCTGGTCGATCAAGTGCGGGCTCGCCTATTGGGGGCAACAGATTTTCTCAGTAAGCCAATGGAGCCTGTTGTTATTCTAAGCGTTATTCAAAAGTATCTGGGGCAGATAGCGATGGTGTAG
- the clpP gene encoding ATP-dependent Clp endopeptidase proteolytic subunit ClpP, producing the protein MIPTVIEQSGRGERAFDIYSRLLRERIIFLGQEVTSDSANLIVAQMLFLEAEDPEKDIYLYINSPGGSVTAGLGIYDTMNHIRPDVSTICVGLAASMGAFLLTAGKKGKRMSLPNSRIMIHQPLGGAQGQATDIEIQAKEILYLKQRLNEALAANTGQPLEKIAYDTERDFFLSPQEAMEYGLVDQVIDRQSVGSRPLPIG; encoded by the coding sequence ATGATCCCAACCGTTATTGAACAGTCTGGCCGTGGCGAACGTGCCTTTGACATCTACTCTCGCCTACTGCGGGAGCGCATCATTTTCCTGGGCCAGGAAGTAACCTCCGATTCGGCCAACCTGATCGTTGCTCAAATGCTCTTTCTGGAAGCTGAAGATCCTGAGAAAGATATCTATCTCTATATCAACTCCCCTGGGGGCTCGGTGACAGCTGGTTTGGGTATTTACGACACCATGAACCATATCCGTCCTGATGTCTCCACTATCTGTGTGGGTCTTGCGGCCAGTATGGGGGCTTTTCTGCTGACAGCTGGCAAAAAGGGTAAGCGTATGAGCCTGCCCAACTCGCGGATTATGATCCACCAACCCCTTGGCGGTGCTCAGGGACAGGCCACTGACATCGAAATTCAGGCCAAGGAAATTTTGTACCTGAAGCAAAGGCTCAACGAGGCTCTAGCTGCTAATACCGGGCAGCCTTTGGAGAAGATTGCCTATGACACCGAACGGGACTTCTTCCTGTCTCCCCAAGAGGCGATGGAGTATGGCCTGGTGGATCAGGTGATTGATCGGCAGTCGGTGGGTAGCCGCCCTCTGCCCATAGGCTAG